One region of Epilithonimonas zeae genomic DNA includes:
- a CDS encoding EamA family transporter — protein sequence MEKKNILKGVLFVGIGASIYGMLATFVKMSYNDGFTTSEVTTAQFILGIIGLLILNIIQTKTSKKPLSAPSRKEIRMLMLAGTSLGCTSLFYYIAVQYINVSIAIVLLMQSVWFSVVVESFITKKFPNARKIIATIIVLLGTVLATNLINLNVKIDWHGIFWGLLAAASFTMTMFTSNTLATHLPVLRKSFTMLCGGSIIVLLFLFFAQIGPMYFDGLKSFYLNFTENTQHIRPFDYSIFWTYGFVLALFGTIIPPILFNLGFPNAGLGLGSIISSLELPVSVTMAFMLLNEEVILIQWLGIALILFAIVLMNLPSKNQNEEAISYH from the coding sequence ATGGAAAAGAAAAATATTTTAAAAGGTGTTCTATTTGTCGGTATTGGTGCTAGTATTTACGGAATGCTGGCTACATTTGTGAAAATGTCGTATAACGATGGTTTTACAACTTCAGAAGTAACAACGGCACAATTTATACTTGGAATTATCGGATTGCTGATTCTGAATATCATTCAAACCAAAACCTCTAAAAAACCATTATCTGCACCCAGCCGAAAAGAAATCAGAATGTTGATGTTGGCAGGAACATCACTTGGTTGTACAAGTTTGTTCTACTATATTGCTGTTCAATACATCAATGTTTCGATTGCGATTGTATTGTTGATGCAGTCGGTATGGTTCAGTGTAGTAGTGGAAAGTTTCATTACCAAAAAGTTTCCGAATGCCAGAAAAATCATTGCTACAATCATAGTTTTGTTAGGAACAGTTTTAGCAACCAATTTGATTAATCTGAATGTCAAAATCGATTGGCACGGTATCTTCTGGGGATTACTGGCTGCAGCATCTTTTACAATGACGATGTTTACGTCCAATACTTTAGCTACGCATTTGCCGGTTCTTAGAAAAAGTTTTACAATGCTTTGCGGCGGCTCTATTATTGTCCTGTTATTTCTATTCTTTGCCCAGATAGGGCCAATGTATTTTGATGGACTTAAGTCTTTCTACCTTAATTTTACCGAGAATACACAACACATCAGACCATTTGATTATTCAATATTCTGGACTTACGGATTTGTATTAGCGTTATTCGGAACCATCATTCCGCCGATTTTGTTCAATCTTGGCTTCCCCAATGCAGGTTTAGGATTAGGAAGTATCATTTCATCATTAGAACTTCCTGTTTCTGTGACAATGGCATTTATGTTACTGAATGAAGAAGTCATTTTAATCCAATGGTTGGGAATAGCTCTGATACTTTTTGCAATTGTTCTGATGAATTTACCTTCCAAAAACCAAAACGAAGAAGCAATATCTTATCACTAA
- a CDS encoding T9SS type A sorting domain-containing protein, with protein MKKILLSLGFITAAFSSAQINLNEGFEAGSTPAGFTNVSFFPSKVLTPCTGSYGLTRNFWSGGIAGSTTYSSTLSNGGKIDISFAYKTHIYSGGSVNGTLKAEYSIDGGQNYTALGTITLNSVIACTTWSGSIPQSSVPSGADFKFRVSGQWTSGDYNVILDDFKLTQSPFLATSDIAKKETAVYPNPFKDVIYLDNADAVKSVSIADISGRNIKTVAIASKEIRLSELKKGVYILTIESKDGSKKQTKLIKD; from the coding sequence ATGAAAAAAATTCTATTATCTTTAGGCTTCATTACAGCCGCTTTTTCATCAGCTCAAATCAATTTGAATGAAGGTTTTGAAGCAGGATCTACGCCAGCTGGTTTTACAAATGTTAGCTTTTTCCCAAGCAAAGTTCTTACGCCTTGTACTGGAAGCTATGGTTTGACAAGAAACTTTTGGAGCGGCGGAATTGCAGGATCAACAACCTATTCTTCTACATTATCCAACGGTGGTAAAATTGATATTTCCTTCGCTTACAAAACTCACATCTATTCTGGAGGATCTGTTAATGGAACCTTGAAAGCAGAATATTCTATTGATGGCGGTCAAAATTATACCGCTTTAGGAACTATTACTCTCAATTCAGTAATTGCTTGTACTACTTGGTCTGGATCTATTCCTCAAAGTTCGGTTCCATCTGGAGCAGATTTTAAATTCAGAGTTTCCGGACAATGGACATCGGGGGATTATAATGTTATTTTAGATGATTTCAAATTAACGCAGTCGCCATTCTTGGCAACTTCTGATATTGCTAAAAAAGAAACAGCAGTATATCCAAATCCTTTCAAAGATGTAATCTATTTGGACAATGCAGATGCAGTGAAATCTGTATCAATTGCTGATATTTCTGGTAGAAATATCAAAACTGTCGCAATAGCATCAAAAGAAATCAGACTTTCTGAACTTAAAAAAGGAGTCTATATTCTCACAATTGAGAGCAAGGACGGAAGCAAGAAACAAACTAAGTTGATAAAAGACTAA
- the rpsA gene encoding 30S ribosomal protein S1: MSKETNSAEVLLNQNVAPEQFDWDSFESGLNAEDRSEKKELEEIYNGSLNDLTDNDVIVGKVVRLTDKEAIVDINFKSEGVISLNEFRYNQGLKVGDEVEVMVDRREDKTGQLQLSHRKARTLKAWDRVNELHETGEIVNGFVKSRTKGGMIVDVHGIEAFLPGSQIDVKPIKDYDQFVGKTMEFKVVKINPEFKNVVVSHKALIEADIEGQKKEIIAQLEKGQVLEGTVKNITSYGVFVDLGGVDGLIHITDLSWSRVNHPSEILEDGQTVKVVILDFDDEKTRIQLGMKQLEAHPWDALSADLKVGDKVKGKVVVLADYGAFVEIAPGVEGLIHVSEMSWSTHLRSAGDFVKVGDEVEAEVLTLDREDRKISLGIKQLNKDPWENIEAKYPVGSQHVGTVRNFTNFGVFVELEEGIDGLIYISDLSWTKKIKHPSEFCAVGDKLDVVVLELDTQARRLSLGHKQLTENPWDKFETKYAEGTVHAGKAVEVHDKGASVQFEDAEVEAFCPSRLLEKEDGSKIKKGEEAQFKVIEFNKEFKRVVVSHTGIFRDEEKKNVRESSNRSSNVASSSNNEERSTLGDIDALAELKRKMEEGK; this comes from the coding sequence ATGTCAAAAGAGACAAATTCAGCAGAGGTTCTTTTGAACCAAAACGTAGCACCAGAACAATTTGATTGGGATTCTTTCGAGTCAGGTCTTAACGCAGAAGACAGAAGCGAAAAGAAAGAATTGGAAGAAATCTATAATGGTTCTCTTAATGATCTTACAGATAACGACGTCATTGTTGGTAAAGTTGTAAGATTGACTGATAAAGAAGCTATCGTAGATATCAACTTCAAATCTGAAGGTGTTATTTCTCTTAACGAATTCCGTTACAACCAAGGTCTTAAAGTAGGCGATGAGGTTGAAGTAATGGTTGACAGAAGAGAAGACAAAACCGGACAATTACAATTATCTCACAGAAAAGCTAGAACGCTTAAAGCTTGGGATAGAGTAAACGAACTTCACGAAACTGGAGAAATCGTAAACGGTTTTGTAAAATCTAGAACTAAAGGAGGTATGATCGTTGATGTACACGGAATCGAAGCATTCTTGCCAGGTTCTCAAATCGACGTGAAGCCAATCAAAGATTACGATCAGTTTGTAGGTAAAACTATGGAGTTCAAAGTTGTGAAAATCAACCCAGAGTTCAAAAACGTAGTTGTATCTCACAAAGCGCTTATCGAAGCAGATATCGAAGGTCAGAAAAAAGAAATCATCGCTCAATTGGAGAAAGGACAAGTTCTTGAAGGTACTGTTAAGAACATCACTTCTTACGGTGTATTCGTAGATCTTGGAGGTGTTGATGGATTGATCCACATTACAGATCTTTCTTGGTCTAGAGTGAACCACCCATCTGAAATCCTAGAAGACGGACAAACTGTAAAAGTTGTTATCCTTGATTTTGATGATGAGAAAACAAGAATCCAATTGGGAATGAAGCAATTAGAGGCTCATCCTTGGGATGCTCTTTCTGCTGACCTGAAAGTTGGTGACAAAGTAAAAGGAAAAGTAGTAGTTCTTGCTGACTATGGTGCATTTGTAGAAATCGCTCCAGGTGTAGAAGGATTGATCCACGTTTCTGAAATGTCTTGGTCTACTCACTTGAGAAGCGCTGGAGATTTCGTAAAAGTTGGTGATGAAGTAGAAGCAGAAGTTCTTACTTTGGATAGAGAAGACAGAAAAATCTCTTTAGGTATCAAGCAATTGAACAAAGATCCTTGGGAAAATATCGAAGCTAAGTATCCAGTAGGTTCTCAACACGTTGGAACTGTAAGAAACTTCACAAACTTCGGAGTTTTCGTAGAATTGGAAGAAGGAATCGATGGATTGATCTACATCTCTGATCTTTCTTGGACTAAGAAAATCAAACACCCATCTGAGTTCTGTGCAGTTGGAGATAAATTAGATGTTGTAGTATTAGAATTGGATACTCAAGCAAGAAGATTGTCTCTAGGTCACAAACAATTGACTGAAAATCCTTGGGATAAATTCGAAACTAAATATGCTGAAGGAACTGTACACGCTGGAAAAGCTGTAGAAGTGCACGATAAAGGTGCTTCTGTACAATTCGAAGATGCTGAGGTTGAAGCTTTCTGCCCATCAAGATTATTAGAGAAGGAAGACGGATCTAAAATCAAAAAAGGAGAAGAAGCTCAATTCAAAGTAATCGAGTTCAACAAAGAATTCAAGAGAGTAGTAGTTTCTCACACAGGAATCTTCAGAGATGAGGAGAAAAAGAATGTAAGAGAATCTTCTAACAGATCAAGCAATGTTGCTTCTTCTTCAAACAACGAAGAAAGATCAACTCTTGGAGATATCGATGCATTAGCAGAATTGAAAAGAAAAATGGAAGAAGGTAAATAA
- a CDS encoding carboxypeptidase-like regulatory domain-containing protein, giving the protein MKTIIKNTIFIIFSLLLFSCNEELVEQTQTGVLKGKVVKRGSNEPLANVKILTNPTTKTVFSAADGTFEISDIPIGNYSVKAELSGYLANFTSINFQTQNQLVTIVFEMEDDESLNSSPTIPELLSPIDNSENQPLSVELTWNSTDPDSLDVLKYRLIVKNNLNTDVLEVKDLLDKHYTLKDLKFGVSYFWQVAVSDNIHPEVLSAVSKFTTNTIPANRFHYVRKQSGNLYIVSSNDGGDSFQFTALANNSWRPRKNNNAGLIAFLRTEGGSTHIFTAKPDGSDVFKVTSVPLGGFNSYELDFTWKTNGKELIYANFDKLYRINKDGSGQELIYTTPDGSLISECDWSYDGSKIALKTNDFNGYNTKIYIIDMLGNVMKTVLAGVAGGSGGLDFSIDGNYLVYTHDVSGYQDGNYRQLDSHIFIYNLMDNTVRDISTESEKPNGTNDVDPRFSPNNAQIIFTNTSNDGISQRNVETIDINNSGTDLERTSLFSNAEMPDYE; this is encoded by the coding sequence ATGAAAACAATTATAAAAAACACAATATTCATCATCTTTTCTTTGCTTTTATTTTCTTGTAATGAAGAATTGGTGGAACAAACTCAAACAGGAGTTTTAAAAGGGAAAGTTGTAAAAAGAGGAAGTAATGAACCTTTGGCTAATGTGAAAATCCTCACCAATCCTACAACAAAAACCGTTTTCAGTGCTGCTGATGGTACATTTGAAATTTCAGATATTCCTATTGGTAATTACTCTGTAAAAGCTGAACTTTCTGGTTATTTAGCAAATTTTACCAGCATTAATTTTCAAACTCAAAATCAATTGGTAACCATTGTTTTCGAAATGGAAGATGATGAGTCTCTTAATTCCTCGCCAACAATTCCGGAACTGCTAAGTCCAATAGATAACTCAGAAAACCAGCCACTTTCTGTTGAACTAACTTGGAATTCTACAGATCCCGACAGTCTTGATGTTCTTAAATATAGATTGATTGTTAAGAATAATCTTAATACAGATGTTCTGGAGGTTAAGGATTTATTGGATAAACATTATACTTTGAAAGATCTCAAATTCGGAGTGAGTTATTTTTGGCAAGTTGCTGTTTCCGATAATATTCATCCTGAGGTTTTAAGTGCAGTAAGTAAATTTACAACCAACACTATTCCTGCGAATAGATTCCATTATGTAAGAAAGCAATCGGGAAATCTTTACATCGTTTCCAGTAATGATGGGGGAGATAGCTTCCAATTTACCGCGCTTGCAAATAATAGTTGGCGACCAAGAAAAAATAATAATGCAGGACTTATTGCTTTTCTAAGAACAGAAGGAGGAAGTACACATATTTTTACAGCTAAACCAGATGGTTCTGATGTTTTCAAAGTTACAAGTGTTCCTCTTGGAGGATTTAATAGCTATGAATTAGATTTCACTTGGAAAACTAATGGTAAAGAATTGATTTATGCCAATTTTGATAAACTCTACAGAATCAACAAAGATGGTAGCGGACAAGAATTAATCTATACAACTCCAGACGGTAGTTTGATTTCGGAATGTGATTGGAGCTATGATGGAAGTAAGATTGCGCTTAAAACTAATGATTTCAATGGTTATAATACCAAGATTTATATAATAGATATGTTGGGGAATGTTATGAAAACAGTTCTAGCAGGAGTTGCGGGAGGAAGCGGAGGTTTGGATTTTTCTATTGATGGTAATTATCTGGTTTATACACACGATGTTTCAGGTTATCAGGATGGTAATTACAGACAATTGGATTCTCATATTTTTATTTATAATTTGATGGATAATACTGTGAGAGATATTTCTACAGAAAGTGAAAAACCAAACGGAACCAACGATGTTGATCCAAGATTCTCGCCAAATAATGCACAAATTATTTTTACGAATACTTCGAACGATGGTATTTCACAGAGAAATGTAGAAACGATTGATATTAATAATTCCGGAACCGATTTAGAAAGAACTTCGTTGTTCAGTAATGCGGAAATGCCTGATTATGAATGA
- a CDS encoding YtxH domain-containing protein, translating to MGNKTNGLLALLGLGALAWWKYKKASPEDQQKVKDTINTAKDNLTKFGNDLKDKAGQTVDQLKSKADELKNDAQQAAE from the coding sequence ATGGGAAATAAGACAAATGGTCTTTTGGCATTGTTAGGATTGGGAGCTTTGGCTTGGTGGAAATACAAAAAAGCTTCTCCGGAAGATCAGCAAAAGGTGAAAGATACGATCAACACTGCAAAAGACAACCTGACGAAATTCGGGAATGATTTGAAAGACAAAGCTGGACAAACTGTAGATCAGCTGAAAAGTAAAGCGGATGAGCTGAAAAATGATGCTCAGCAAGCCGCAGAATAA
- a CDS encoding helix-turn-helix transcriptional regulator, whose translation MKPKLIIFDEPLFYTEGLSKLLTEGDIFSNVSICTSTETLYECIKNRPPDFILLGANSLVLTEMYVLVENLVNEYKDIKIITIGNFYEVSKIRKLFEKGIKSYLDTNCCYDEFVKSIEALSSDLIYICDFAKERMMNFISHKQNNQKDHADCLTKREMEVLKLICDGLSSKQICEKLFISINTVETHRKKILLKLNVKNSAGVVKYAIENHIIE comes from the coding sequence ATGAAACCAAAATTAATTATTTTTGATGAACCTCTATTTTATACAGAAGGACTCTCCAAACTGCTTACAGAAGGCGATATTTTCAGCAATGTAAGCATTTGTACCTCAACAGAAACACTTTACGAATGTATCAAAAATAGACCACCAGATTTTATTTTGTTAGGCGCTAACTCTCTCGTATTGACAGAAATGTATGTTTTAGTAGAAAATTTGGTTAACGAATACAAAGACATAAAAATTATTACTATTGGTAATTTTTATGAAGTTTCAAAAATCAGAAAGCTTTTTGAGAAAGGAATCAAAAGTTATCTGGACACCAATTGTTGCTATGATGAATTTGTGAAATCTATTGAAGCGCTTAGTTCAGATCTTATTTACATTTGTGATTTTGCAAAAGAAAGAATGATGAACTTCATAAGTCACAAGCAGAATAACCAGAAAGATCACGCAGATTGTCTGACTAAAAGAGAAATGGAAGTTCTAAAACTGATTTGTGATGGACTAAGTAGCAAACAAATTTGTGAAAAACTTTTTATCAGTATCAATACAGTAGAAACGCACCGTAAAAAAATCCTCCTAAAACTGAATGTGAAAAATTCCGCAGGTGTTGTAAAATATGCTATCGAAAACCATATTATAGAATAA
- a CDS encoding curli assembly protein CsgF gives MKTAFILILLTVGGILAKSQQLVYKPINPAFGGDTFNYQWLLSSANAQNPFDNENSYKNLLDGLNSMDSFTESLNRQILSQLSQKLFEDQFGSGPLTPGNYMFGSLYLQVTQSSQGLLINILNTNNGEQTEIVIPK, from the coding sequence ATGAAAACTGCATTTATTCTTATTTTACTAACTGTTGGAGGAATCCTTGCGAAATCCCAACAGTTAGTTTATAAACCGATTAATCCCGCATTTGGTGGCGATACTTTTAATTATCAATGGCTTTTGAGTTCGGCTAATGCACAGAATCCATTTGATAATGAAAATAGTTACAAAAATCTTCTTGATGGTCTCAATTCTATGGACAGTTTCACGGAAAGTCTTAACAGGCAAATACTTAGTCAGTTATCACAAAAATTATTTGAAGATCAGTTTGGGAGTGGACCTTTGACTCCGGGTAATTATATGTTTGGTTCGTTGTATTTGCAGGTTACACAGTCATCTCAAGGATTGTTAATCAATATTTTGAATACCAATAACGGAGAACAAACAGAAATTGTAATTCCGAAATAA
- a CDS encoding CsgG/HfaB family protein yields MKTYINTKWLCVFVLSLFQSCSTLFNLPINSEKSSLGEITSYTTELKNLPPPKEKIVIGVYKFRDQTGQYKPSENGSNWSTAVPQGTTTILIKALEDSKWFLPIERENIANLLNERQIIRSTRQEYLKETDKSTQSLPPLLYAGILLEGGVISYDSNVMTGGIGARYFGIGASSQYRQDRITIYLRAVSTLNGEIMKTVYTSKTILSTSVNGNFFRYIDLERLLESEVGVTQNEPVQLAVTEAIEKAVKSLIVEGIRDGIWGKAVEDVAKYKSLIDNYNSEETINSGKVIGNKFPNNYRQKFALFADIEGQQIKGDYVNPNWNVGGKMGFKYFINDHLNLELNANILKLQNENIFTRTYFVSEINLEFMILPKYKLTPFIYAGGGTMSSRKSNLYKAQLGGGLEYLLDKNFALRVSSQYDLGFKDTWDDFANGKRKDQAIRFAFGVNFYIGKK; encoded by the coding sequence ATGAAAACTTATATTAATACTAAATGGCTTTGTGTTTTCGTACTTTCATTATTTCAAAGTTGCAGTACGTTATTCAATTTGCCTATCAATAGTGAAAAATCTTCTTTAGGTGAAATAACATCTTACACAACTGAACTCAAAAATCTACCACCACCGAAGGAAAAAATTGTGATTGGAGTTTATAAATTCCGAGATCAGACGGGGCAATATAAACCTTCGGAAAACGGAAGCAACTGGAGCACAGCAGTTCCTCAAGGAACAACAACGATTCTGATAAAAGCCTTGGAAGATAGCAAATGGTTTTTGCCAATCGAAAGAGAAAATATCGCAAATCTCCTTAATGAAAGACAAATCATAAGATCTACAAGACAAGAATATCTAAAGGAAACAGATAAATCTACTCAGTCTTTGCCTCCATTATTATATGCGGGGATTTTATTAGAAGGTGGCGTAATTTCTTATGATAGTAATGTAATGACTGGAGGAATTGGAGCGAGATATTTTGGAATTGGAGCTTCTTCCCAATATCGTCAGGATAGAATTACAATTTATTTAAGAGCTGTTTCTACACTCAATGGAGAGATTATGAAAACGGTTTACACTTCCAAAACGATACTTTCCACTAGCGTTAATGGTAATTTCTTTCGATATATCGATTTGGAAAGACTCTTAGAATCCGAAGTTGGTGTTACTCAAAACGAACCTGTTCAATTAGCAGTTACCGAAGCTATTGAAAAAGCTGTAAAATCATTAATTGTAGAAGGAATAAGAGATGGAATCTGGGGAAAAGCAGTTGAAGATGTTGCTAAATATAAAAGTTTGATTGATAATTATAATAGCGAAGAAACAATCAATTCTGGGAAAGTAATTGGTAATAAATTTCCTAATAATTACAGACAAAAATTCGCTTTGTTCGCTGATATTGAAGGACAACAGATCAAAGGAGATTATGTAAATCCAAATTGGAATGTTGGAGGAAAAATGGGATTCAAATACTTTATCAATGACCATCTCAATCTGGAACTGAATGCGAATATTCTCAAGCTTCAGAATGAAAATATATTTACCAGAACTTATTTTGTCTCTGAAATTAATTTAGAATTTATGATTCTTCCAAAGTATAAATTAACGCCTTTTATCTATGCAGGCGGAGGAACAATGTCTTCCAGAAAGTCAAATTTATACAAAGCGCAATTAGGTGGAGGATTGGAATATCTCCTGGATAAAAATTTTGCATTAAGAGTTTCCTCTCAGTATGATCTTGGTTTCAAAGATACTTGGGATGATTTTGCGAATGGCAAAAGGAAGGATCAAGCGATTCGGTTTGCATTTGGAGTTAATTTTTATATCGGAAAAAAGTAA